GCACCCAGCCCAACTTGAGCTTTGCACAATTTGGCCTTTCACTGCATCAATAGTCGGCGTATTCTCTTTTCTTTTCGTTCCCGCGCGTAAAACCCCCGCCAAAACTCCAAATTCACGCCGCCCACCCGCCACCCCCTAAATTCCCACCCCAGTCAGCCATAGCTGCAAGCGCCTTATTCGAGGTTCCAGTCCCCGCTGACTCCGCGAACCATCCGAGCAAGTGGATCACCAGATGGGGAGACCACGGAAGACGAAGGCGAAGGCCGCCGCCGAGGCCGAGGCCTCCTCCCCCGCCGCATTCTCCATCGGTACGCGCAACCCTGCTCCCCCACGCAACGATTCCCCATTGTCAGCCGGCAGATCGTGTCTCACAGGGCAGAGCAAACCGCCCCCTTCCGCAGGCAACTGCAAGGTGGAGATCCACGGGAGCGGCCTAAGGTGCGCGTCCACGGAGCGGAACCTCACCATCTCCGGGACCAATGGCGCCAAGATCGTAATCGCTGGTAATATGCCGCGAGGAGAGTCCCCTCTCTCCTGCATTTTCCATTCTTCTGCTCTCTGTCATAGATGATGCTACCCCTTTTGTTAATGATCGATCTTTGCGCAGTCGATGGAGCCAAGACTTCTTCAGATGGGATCGGTCAGTGTGAGATTATCcgaattgtttttttttctttctcggTTGGGTTATGGGAGGAGATAGCTGAGGGAGTTGGACCAGTGGTGGTTCTGTTCATTCGTACGATGTATTAATACTTGTACTACATGTAGGTGATGGCTCTGATTTCATCCTTCTGAACCCCAATGATATCGATAGCCGAAGCAAATCTCTACTTCAGGTAATATAGCTTATATTTCAATCAACGTCTGTATTTTAGCTTTTCGTTGCTCCAAGGGAAAATGAATTATATCTTATCGCAGTTTTACATTTTCTATTTTGATGGAGCACTTGGTTGTAGACCCAAAAGATTTACTCTTGTTTTCTCAATAAATAAATGAAAGGTTTTTTTGCGGAGAAAATAAATGAAAGGTTTACATGGACGCATATTGGTTATGCACGCTTGTACAATTAGGCAAGGCATTATCATACATGTAGCTCTAGTAGCAACATTCGTTGAATTGTAGTAACTGCAACGTTAGGTTTCTCAAAGCTACACATCAGATAGTAATTGCGCAATATCATATTGCAGGGATATTCTACGATGACAGAGCTTTGATGATTGTTATTGTGGTTACTGATGTGCATTTTTCTCTTAATTTTTTAGGATGTACTAATGCTCTATAAGAATGAACTGCCAACTATGGATTATGCTGCTAACACTGGGAAAAAGTCAGGATTTCTCGAAAAATGCGTAATGGGCGGGTAAATTTTTTATCCTGTTTATTTCTTCTCTACCAATTGTGATCGATGACAGCGACAAAATTCTTGCTATTTTTTGCATCCACGTCATACTATTTTGGTTTGTTTGCAAGAGCAGAGTAAATATTATTACTATCATATTGTTCGTAAGAGTAGAAAGAGCTAACATTTGGGTTTCATATTTTTCCTTCTCAGGAAGTACAAGACTCTAATTCTGAGGTCTACCTCACTTGCAGGGCTTGAAGAGGTAAGCATTAAATAATAAACTAAAATAAGAGTTCATCCGTACTTATTAAAACTGGACCAGACTAGCCGTTCAATCAGAAAAAACCTGGAACCATAGCCTCAGCTGGTCTGGTTTCCTTACTGGATTGTCTATGTTCCTGAGCCACTTGACGGGTGATTCCGTAGTTTTACTGTCCAGTTGTTTGCGTGAATTGCTAGAATGCCATTATGATTTGGGCAGACATCAGCTATGTGCATGACTGTCGTGTTGtattaggaatagaagcttcaagagaCACATCTGACCAACCAAAGATTTTTGCTGGTCGTGATGGTTGCCACTAGTAATCTACTATTGCCTTATATTGAACTGGTGGTCCACCCTGCGAAATGTTGGCTGGACTGACAAACCAGCGAACCTGATAATCAACCGGTTTGATGATTGGTCCAGTTTCAGTAACTATGTGTTCACCATTCACTACAATCACCTGAAGGTTGGTGTCCAATTGATAATTTGACATAgcaaattttgaattcaaattcagttAACCTCCATTTCCCCATGGGTATATCACTTTTTTGTATCACTTCTAAATaaaacgttgaccaacggggaatgatccctcccttggctatacgCTGTTAGGTAGGATGAGACTCTCCCCGCGGATGGATGATAACCCGGTTTATTCGCCCCTCCTGCGAAATTACCGCGGATGGggattcgaacccgggtgggctggctgcgcactcgcttgccttgccactgagctagaacTCAGTTCTCGTATCACTTCTAAATAATTTGAGCTTTTCAAGAAATGTGTGTACTAGTGTGCACTATCATTAGTGGCCAGTGAAAACAGATAAATGACCTTAAAGAACTGCAGATACAGGTGAAGTTGATTTACCGTGAATTTTCTATGTATAATAGAAATGTCTACTTGCTTTTACAAGTAAAAAACCATACCGAGTTTGGTTGAAGTTGAAATCTAACCACTCTTATCACACAGATCATAGCTGCTGTTTCATATCAGATAGTGCCAGCTGACACACAATATGCTGAAATACCCCTGACAGTTGTTACATCAGCTTTTCAACGTGTGGTATGTCATTCCTAAATTCTTTTGAACTTCAGAACTAGCATCCATTTTGCAAGATTCATTCCAATCTCATGTTACTAAAGATGAATTATCTCTGCATGCCTTCTTGGTACATTTCTTTTTCTTACTGGTTCCTACTGGTTATTTATTACATGTGTACTGTCATCACTCAATGAAATTACTTACATTCTACAAAAAATTATATGATGCTTACAATTCATCTAATCCAAAACACTTTTTACCCTGACCAATCTTGGATTACAAGGGAACACTATATTACTAAAAGGTAAACAAGTCACCTGAAATGCTTATTGTTCTTCCCAGACTGCACTTAGGCCTTTTGTAGTATGCAAATAAGCAAATCATTCAATTCTATTTGTCTGACATTCTCAGTCCAAACTAGAAAGATACTGCCAACTAATTATAAACCCATTATGCTGTTCTTGGTAAATGCCATTGCTGCATTCTAAAGTGTGCATGATGAATCATATGTACACAATTGTCTATTTTTTCCCAAAGTTTCATAACCAATGTAGTTCTAATATTTATCTCAGGGTTTTGGTCATCTCTTGTATAAGGAACTTAGCCAGCGTCTTCAAAATGTTGGTGTCACAACTATATTCTGCTGGGCAGATAAGGACTCCGAAGGATTTTGGTTTAACCAGGCAAGTGAAAATGGAAATCTGGCAACACTGTTTTTTTCAGCTTTCTTTTACATTATAATTACATCTTAATATTAAGTTTGGAATATGATATATAGTTTAGCAATCTAGTGCTTGTGTTACTGGTTAAAGAAATAGGCAGCAAACAGAAATGAAGATACACAGGAGGAACTATATGTTCTGTTAATGGAGCAGGCAATGACCCTGAATTCAAGCCAAGAGGACATGATCCTCTACCTGTCACACAGGCAATAAAAGACTACCCTACGAGGGGAGTCACAACACACAAAGAGAAAACCTTGGTGGTGAAAACTATGGGTGCTCACAAGGTGAATATTGTATGAGCAGAGAAAAGTATGCTTATTGCAAGGAGGCTCGCTATTTTTTTTCTCTTCAATCCCTTCTAAATGGGCTATATAGGGGTATAAAATGACTTCGTGTAGGAGGCTAGGAGCATAACTTAAGTTGTAAAAGAAACAAACCAGACGTTaatgcgggttacaaataagaaTAACGCCGCTTTGATGATTATACGTTGCAAATAAAAATCTATTATTGATTTCTCATTTAGTGTTCTTACATAACTTGGTGATTTGTTGGAGAAAAAATGCTTGACTTGTTATACTTTTTGTATTTTGACAGTCCTTAGTATCTTGAGTCTTATGCTCCTGATAGGAGTTATATTAAACTAATATAATTGCTCAATGCCATTAGCAAACCTTAGCTACTTTTAAGTAGACCTGATCATGGGTGTCCCAGCTTGTTTTTTGGCCTGAAATCCCCTAAAAGACTGAGTAGTTCATGGGAAAATAACTAGTAGTTTGCTGAGAGTGATTAGAATATTGTATTTATAATCCGCAGAGGCTAGTTTTATGTGTGTTGGCATTGTCTAGTTGGCCTCTTCAAACCTTGACCAAAGCCCAGCTGGGCTCAGGTTTTAAGCAGGTCTACTTATAAGGAAACAGATAATTTTCAGTTCAGAGTAATTGAACTTTCTTTGCTCTTATTAAGTCATTGTTCTGTTAGAACATTTTCGTTGCACAAGATCCTCCTGTACCTTGTCCTACTTTAACAACATGGTTACCTAATAAAAAACTACAAGGATCTAATGATATGACTGCTTTGTACTCCTGAGTGCATTACAGGGTTTTGTATCTGTTGGAGAGGTGGACACTAAAGGTAAAATGCGCAGAATTCCAGTAAGAGCTGATATCAAGAGAACATTATGCTTTCCAGGAAGTTCAACACTTATGGTTACACATCTTAAGAAGGTTTTGCCAACTGTGCCAAAAAATTCAGTGGGAGAACTGCAAACTTCTCAGCTCCACCCTGTGGTACCAGATAGTAAGTCTTCATGAACCCATAGGTGTTTAAATTTGTTAGGTTCAGATATATCTCGAACCCACCAATTCCAGTAGAATTGATGTTTCCATGCAAATATAGCTGTAAAAGAATTTACATGTAGAGATCTCTTACATGTAATATGCTAGCTGAGAGGGTTAAGCAGATAAGATATCCTTATTTTGTATAACATTACTTGATATGTAAGCTGTATAATTAAGAACTTCACTAAGAACTTCTCCAAAGGAAGTGGACCCATGAAATGCTGTGGCTATGCAGATCCTCTCTCCTTGGCGTCATGCCATTATCTATCCAATGTGATGGGCCATTTGTTTGTTTGAGTAAATCTTTTACCACGCAAACTGTAGTATATTAATTTTTATGAATTAACAATGAAAGTTCTGCTGTTCTGCAAAGAGTGAAAAACTGAAATATTGACCAATGATATTGCTGCAAGCAAATATTATACATTGCAATATGACCTAGAAAGTCGGTAACTTATTGGTTTATCAAGTTTGATTGCATCCAACCTTCGGAACATGGATAGTGCATCTGTCTTAGTCGTATACGCATTGGTGCATATTCCAGAAATATCAATTGTTATGTCTAATGCTGATGATTTGCTATATTTTTTTTCAGGCATGTCTCCTGGTGATACTGATAGTGCAGTACCCTCCTGTGAAAATTTGTTTTCCCCGACATCTGGATGCCACAAAGTCAGCAAGACTGCAAACATTACAAGAAGTGAAGCTTTTTCTGCTGGTGAAGGATGTTCATTCTCTGACCAACAACCAAAGAAACGGACATATCAATCCTCATCATCTTCACTGAAGTCAAAAAGAGTGAGGTGCAGCGGTCATGCTGACCATAAACAAGGCCTGGGGCGAAGTGATATCTGTGACAAATCTCTATCTGTAAATACTCCTACTATGGCAGTTCACGTTGAAAACAATGTATCAGGAGATGCTAAGGCAACTATCTGTTCCAGCGGAAGGCCTTCAGTTATGCTAATGAATATTGCAGATGAAACAAAGAAGATACGGCTTACAGAGGTAGTCTCTATATAAACTATACTCTTATCTTTGAGAAAATGTGAGTGGCATTTCTAAAATGAAGGAATGTATGAGTATATGCTTACTCAAGGAACTGACACTCTGGTGCACTGAAGCAAACTGCAGGCTACTTATTTTGCTAGCTTCTGAATGTGTTGCGACTCTTGCTGCAGGTAGTTGAAATGCTTGGGGGATTTGTTACCTCTGAAGGAAGTTCATGCACACATGTGGTAACTGGAAAAGTTCGTAGGACTATGAATTTTTGTATGGCTTTGAGCTCTGGGTTAGTTTTCATCTAAATTTTCCTTACACCCCAGTTCATCATGTTTGAAACCATAGTATGATTTCCATTCCTTGTTCTACACTGAATTAATTCAACATTTCACTTATAGATGCTGAAGCATCGTAGTCACTGTGTAGTAATAGTTTCAATTGACTAGACTATATACTGATTGCAGGGCTTGGATAGTTTCTCCAAACTGGCTAAAACAGAGCTTCCGTCAAGGGAAATTTGTAGGTGAGTCAAGCAACCAATTCTTGCCATGTGTGTCTgtactttttttttttggaggATACACCCTGGAAAAGTGTATCAACCAACCAATTCTTGCCATGTGTGTCTGTACTTTTTTTTCGAGGATACACCTTGGAAAAGTGTATCAACCAACCAATTCTTGTGATGTGTGTGAGTGTAGTCATTGTAAGCTCCTGGAGCTGTTGTTGCGATGAATTAGGTGTTTAAACCCTAGCACTTGATCCAAAATGAAAAAATGTACATGTTAGATGGTTGCTGCTCTTCCATAGTAAAAGAAACAACTTATGCTGTCTTCTCTTGCACTTCGGTTTCCAGGTGAAGCAGAACATGTTctagatgatgaagaatataagatGGAATACAAGTTTGAAATAAGAGATGCGGTCATGAGGGCTAAAGAGAGGCCTTGCTTGTTATTTTCTGGCTACACTTTCTGTCTGACCAAGTACATCCAACCGTCTCCTGGTGTCCTCTCTCCAATTATCAAATCCTCTGGTGGCAAGGTAACTTCAGATCATCCTGCCATGCAAAACTCCtgcatttttttcgataaagagtatatattaatatcgcgaagatacgaattacacccagcctctgcaacaacgtatTGCCCTAACGGCACtatggatgcacacaaccaaaaaagaaagaagaattacaaaaaagaaaagtcccgctacatTTAAACAACGCTACTAACACCACCAAGACATCCTGAAGTCTAGCTTCTTCAAAAGCGGCGCCTCCAAGAAGAAAACAGTGCATACACACCGTCAACctgatcatagatcttaggttttcaccctgaagaaaatCCTCGCTCTCaac
This Lolium perenne isolate Kyuss_39 chromosome 1, Kyuss_2.0, whole genome shotgun sequence DNA region includes the following protein-coding sequences:
- the LOC127316487 gene encoding uncharacterized protein is translated as MGRPRKTKAKAAAEAEASSPAAFSIGNCKVEIHGSGLRCASTERNLTISGTNGAKIVIAVDGAKTSSDGIGDGSDFILLNPNDIDSRSKSLLQDVLMLYKNELPTMDYAANTGKKSGFLEKCVMGGKYKTLILRSTSLAGLEEIIAAVSYQIVPADTQYAEIPLTVVTSAFQRVGFGHLLYKELSQRLQNVGVTTIFCWADKDSEGFWFNQGFVSVGEVDTKGKMRRIPVRADIKRTLCFPGSSTLMVTHLKKVLPTVPKNSVGELQTSQLHPVVPDSMSPGDTDSAVPSCENLFSPTSGCHKVSKTANITRSEAFSAGEGCSFSDQQPKKRTYQSSSSSLKSKRVRCSGHADHKQGLGRSDICDKSLSVNTPTMAVHVENNVSGDAKATICSSGRPSVMLMNIADETKKIRLTEVVEMLGGFVTSEGSSCTHVVTGKVRRTMNFCMALSSGAWIVSPNWLKQSFRQGKFVGEAEHVLDDEEYKMEYKFEIRDAVMRAKERPCLLFSGYTFCLTKYIQPSPGVLSPIIKSSGGKIINKLDDLDELSEDSDELSKTIFLACEEGMELAMDAAKRGIRTFSTDWLMTCVMKQELDLEAPQFAESL